From Cinclus cinclus chromosome 26, bCinCin1.1, whole genome shotgun sequence, one genomic window encodes:
- the GJA9 gene encoding gap junction alpha-9 protein has product MGDWNFLGGILEEVHIHSTIIGKIWLTILFIFRMLVLGVATEDVWNDEQSEFICNTEQPGCRNVCYDEAFPISLIRYWVLQVIFVSSPSLVYMGHALYRLRALEKERQKKKAQVRVELESTELEMTENRKRLERELRQLDQRKLNKAPLRGSLLCTYVIHIFTRSAVEVGFMIGQYLLYGFHLDPLYKCQREPCPNTVDCFVSRPTEKTVFILFMQSIATVSLLLNILEIIHLGFRKIKMGLCEQNKNKDDCDNFYINKSQKYSVIPHSSLEIPTTPQKTLPCALSSHTFLMEKQTDTMLYPVLNSSMFQSVQHNRTESSSNYTHCNQESKSLNKRPATNALDNQTQNASTNNNEGFLGELWAEMHDVQEEAEKKRFLVVTQNADTASNFYSRSFAEMPSQTSLQPGTTFPSTSFSQQAMVESPGAPKSSLLKNSDRRQSNFSVNKAQIPYDADVKKSCRPDTSDSMGVVSSESTQSRNWNSPKLFSPSRQQALSSNACSRRAPTDLQI; this is encoded by the coding sequence ATGGGAGACTGGAATTTCCTTGGAGGCATTTTAGAGGAGGTCCACATTCATTCCACTATTATTGGAAAGATTTGGCTAACGATCCTCTTCATATTCCGAATGCTTGTCCTCGGAGTGGCAACCGAGGATGTTTGGAATGATGAACAATCAGAATTTATATGCAATACTGAGCAGCCTGGTTGCAGAAATGTGTGCTATGATGAGGCCTTTCCCATCTCTCTCATAAGATACTGGGTCTTGCAAGTTATATTTGTGTCTTCCCCTTCCTTGGTGTATATGGGTCATGCCTTATACAGACTAAGAGCCTTGGAAAAAgagaggcaaaaaaagaaagctcagGTAAGGGTGGAACTTGAAAGCACTGAATTAGAAATGACTGAAAATCGTAAAAGACTGGAGAGAGAACTCCGGCAATTGGATCAGAGAAAGCTAAATAAAGCACCCCTAAGAGGATCTTTGCTCTGCACTTACGTGATACATATTTTCACCAGATCTGCAGTGGAAGTTGGCTTTATGATTGGGCAGTATCTTCTTTATGGCTTTCACTTAGACCCCCTTTATAAATGTCAGAGAGAGCCATGTCCAAACACAGTTGACTGCTTTGTATCTAGACCAACAGAAAAGACAGTGTTTATATTATTCATGCAATCAATAGCGACTGTATCATTGCTTTTAAATATTCTAGAAATTATCCACTTAGGATTCCGAAAAATCAAAATGGGACTCTGTGAGCAGAATAAAAACAAGGATGACTGTGACAATTTCTATATAAACAAATCCCAGAAATACTCTGTGATACCACACTCTTCTTTGGAAATACCCACCACCCCTCAGAAAACACTTCCTTGTGCTCTTAGCAGTCATACCTTTTTGATGGAAAAGCAAACTGACACTATGCTCTACCCAGTTTTAAATTCTTCCATGTTCCAGTCTGTGCAACATAACCgtacagaaagcagcagcaattaCACCCATTGCAATCAGGAAAGTAAATCTCTGAATAAAAGGCCAGCTACAAATGCTTTAGACAATCAGACTCAAAATGCTAGCACAAATAATAACGAAGGCTTTCTTGGAGAGCTTTGGGCTGAGATGCATGATGTACAAGAAGAGGCTGAAAAGAAACGTTTTCTTGTTGTTACTCAGAATGCAGATACAGCTTCAAACTTTTACTCGAGAAGCTTTGCTGAGATGCCATCTCAAACTTCGTTGCAACCTGGTACAACTTTTCCTAGTACCAGTTTTAGCCAACAGGCAATGGTTGAGAGCCCAGGAGCACCAAAAAGTTCTCTTCTGAAGAACAGTGACAGAAGACAAAGCAATTTCAGTGTAAACAAAGCCCAAATTCCTTACGATGCTGATGTAAAAAAATCCTGCCGACCAGACACTTCTGATTCTATGGGGGTGGTGAGCTCAGAATCTACACAAAGCAGAAACTGGAATAGTCCTaagcttttctctccctctaGGCAACAGGCACTGTCAAGTAATGCCTGCAGTAGGCGTGCCCCCACAGATCTTCAAATATAG
- the MYCBP gene encoding C-Myc-binding protein — translation MAHYKAADSKREQFRQYLEKSGALDTLTKVLVALYEEPEKPDSALDFLKHHLGASAPENPEIEALRLEVAEMKEKYEAVLEENIKLKNKLAQYEQPQDEKHGE, via the exons ATGGCGCACTACAAG GCCGCGGACTCCAAGCGGGAGCAGTTCCGCCAGTACTTGGAGAAGTCGGGAGCGCTGGACACGCTCACCAAGG TGTTGGTAGCCTTATATGAAGAGCCAGAGAAACCAGATAGTGCACTGGA CTTTCTGAAGCATCATCTGGGAGCTTCAGCTCCTGAGAATCCGGAAATAGAGGCACTTCGCTTGGAAGTGgcagagatgaaagaaaaatatgaagctgtgctggaagaaaatataaaactgaaaaacaag CTGGCTCAGTATGAACAACCTCAAGATGAGAAGCATGGTGAATAA
- the RRAGC gene encoding ras-related GTP-binding protein C: MALQFGGAGAPGAAEEPALVGGSFGAADSFPKDFGYGEEEEEAELEGGPGPGGPGGGAGGPGGGAGGADSKPRILLMGLRRSGKSSIQKVVFHKMSPNETLFLESTNKIYKDDISNSSFVNFQIWDFPGQMDFFDPTFDYEMIFRGTGALIYVIDAQDDYMEALTRLHITVSKAYKVNPEMNFEVFIHKVDGLSDDHKIETQRDIHQRANDDLTDAGLEKLHLSFYLTSIYDHSIFEAFSKVVQKLIPQLPTLENLLNIFISNSGIEKAFLFDVVSKIYIATDSSPVDMQSYELCCDMIDVVIDVSCIYGLKEDGTGSAYDKESMAIIKLNNTTVLYLKEVTKFLALVCILREESFERKGLIDYNFHCFRKAIHEVFEVGVASHRICNHQSSTSNMKAVTHNGTPRNAV; the protein is encoded by the exons ATGGCGCTGCAGTtcggcggggcgggagcgccGGGCGCGGCTGAGGAGCCGGCCTTGGTGGGGGGGAGCTTCGGGGCTGCGGACTCGTTCCCCAAGGACTTCGGCtacggggaggaggaggaagaggcggaGCTGGAGGGAGGCCCGGGGCCCGGTGGGCCcgggggcggcgcgggcgggcctggcggcggcgcgggcggggcggACTCCAAGCCGCGGATTCTGCTCATGGGGCTGCGGCGCAGCGGGAAATCTTCCATCCAGAAG GTGGTGTTTCACAAAATGTCTCCCAATGAGACTCTGTTCTTGGAAAGTACCAACAAAATCTACAAGGATGATATTTCCAACAGTTCATTTGTGAACTTCCAAATATGGGATTTTCCTGGACAGATGGACTTTTTTGATCCAACATTTGATTATGAGATGATCTTCAGAGGAACAGGTGCTCTAATATATGTAATTGATGCCCAG GATGACTACATGGAAGCTTTAACAAGACTCCACATTACAGTTTCAAAAGCCTACAAGGTCAACCCAGAAATGAACTTTGAAGTTTTTATTCATAAAGTTGATGGTTTATCAGATGACCATAAAATAGAAACTCAGAGAGATATTCATCAGAGGGCTAATGATGATCTTACAGATGCTGGGCTTGAAAAACTTCACCTCAG CTTTTATTTGACCAGTATCTATGATCATTCAATATTTGAGGCCTTCAGTAAAGTGGTACAGAAACTCATTCCACAACTGCCAACCCTGGAAAATCTACTTAATATCTTCATATCA aaTTCAGGCAttgaaaaagcttttctcttCGACGTAGTCAGCAAAATCTACATTGCAACAGACAGTTCCCCTGTGGACATGCAGTCATATGAGTTGTGCTGTGACATGATTGATGTAGTGATAGATGTTTCCTGTATATATGG GTTAAAAGaagatggcactggaagtgcttATGATAAAGAGTCAATGGCAATTATCAAACTCAATAACACAACAGTCCTGTACTTAAAGGAAGTAACAAAGTTTTTGGCACTAGTTTGCATTCTTAGAGAAGAGAGTTTTGAGCGCAAAG GTTTGATAGACTACAATTTTCATTGCTTCCGCAAAGCCATTCATGAAGTTTTTGAAGTAGGTGTTGCCTCCCACAGGATCTGCAACCATCAATCAAGCACCTCAAATATGAAAGCAGTGACTCACAATGGCACACCTAGGAATGCAGTCTAG